A window of the Hordeum vulgare subsp. vulgare chromosome 5H, MorexV3_pseudomolecules_assembly, whole genome shotgun sequence genome harbors these coding sequences:
- the LOC123399477 gene encoding 3-hydroxy-3-methylglutaryl-coenzyme A reductase 3-like, with translation MAVEVRRRAPATRPAEGRARVQAGDALPLPIRHTNLIFSALFAASLAYLMRRWREKIRSSTPLHVVGLTEIFAICGLVASLIYLLSFFGIAFVQSVVSSSDDEDEDFLIAPAQPPKPAPAQCALLQSAGPAPERMPEEDEEIVAEVVAGKIPSYVLETRLGDCRRAAGIRREALRRITGREINGLPLDGFDYASILGQCCEMPVGYVQLPVGVVGPLLLDGRRIYVPMATTEGCLVASTNRGCKAIAESGGASSVVFRDGMSRAPVARFPSASRAAELMEFLENPANFDTLSVVFSRSTRFGRLQGVKCALAGRNLYMRFTCSTGDAMGMNMISKGVQHVLDYLEEDFPDMDVVSISGNFCSDKKSAAVNWIEGRGKSVVCEAVIREEVVQKVLKTNVQSLVELNVIKNLAGSAVAGALGGFNAHASNIVTAIFIATGQDPAQNVESSQCITMLEAVNGGRDLHISVTMPSIEVGTVGGGTQLASQSACLDLLGVKGANRESPGSNARLLATVVAGAVLAGELSLISAQAAGHLVQSHMKYNRSRKDMSNAAAC, from the exons atGGCCGTGGAGGTTCGCCGCAGGGCGCCCGCGACGCGCCCCGCGGAGGGGAGGGCCAGGGTGCAGGCCGGGGACGCGCTGCCGCTGCCGATCCGCCACACCAACCTCATCTTCTCCGCGCTCTTCGCCGCCTCGCTCGCCTACCTGATGCGGCGCTGGAGGGAGAAGATCCGCTCCTCGACGCCCCTCCACGTCGTCGGCCTCACCGAGATCTTCGCCATCTGCGGCCTCGTCGCCTCCCTCATCTACCTCCTCAGCTTCTTCGGCATCGCCTTCGTCCAGTCCGTCGTCTCCAgcagcgacgacgaggacgaggacttCCTCATCGCCCCCGCCCAGCCGCCCAAGCCCGCGCCCGCGCAGTGCGCGCTGCTGCAGAGCGCCGGCCCCGCCCCCGAGAGAATgccggaggaggacgaggagatcgTCGCCGAGGTCGTCGCCGGGAAGATCCCCTCCTACGTTCTCGAGACCAGGCTCGGCGACTGCCGCCGGGCCGCCGGGATCCGCCGCGAGGCGCTGCGCCGGATCACCGGGAGGGAGATCAACGGCCTCCCGCTCGACGGCTTCGACTACGCCTCCATTCTCGGCCAGTGCTGCGAGATGCCCGTGGGGTACGTGCAGCTGCCGGTGGGCGTCGTGGGGCCGCTCCTCCTCGACGGCCGCCGAATCTACGTCCCCATGGCCACCACAGAGGGCTGCCTCGTCGCCAGCACCAACCGGGGATGCAAGGCCATTGCCGAGTCTGGCGGTGCTTCCAGCGTCGTCTTCCGTGACGGGATGAGCCGCGCCCCCGTCGCCAGGTTCCCGTCCGCCAGCCGCGCCGCCGAGCTCATGGAATTCCTCGAGAACCCAGCCAACTTCGACACTCTGTCTGTGGTCTTTAGCAG ATCAACGAGATTCGGAAGACTACAGGGGGTCAAATGCGCGTTGGCAGGGAGGAACCTGTACATGAGGTTCACCTGCAGCACTGGTGATGCCATGGGGATGAACATGATCTCCAAGGGCGTGCAACACGTGCTGGACTACCTAGAGGAGGATTTCCCTGATATGGACGTCGTCAGTATCTCAG GCAATTTTTGTTCTGACAAGAAATCAGCTGCTGTGAATTGGATTGAGGGGCGTGGAAAGTCCGTGGTTTGTGAGGCAGTAATCAGAGAGGAAGTTGTGCAGAAGGTTCTCAAGACCAACGTTCAGTCACTCGTCGAGTTGAACGTGATCAAGAACCTTGCTGGTTCAGCTGTTGCTGGAGCTCTTGGAGGTTTCAATGCCCACGCAAGCAACATTGTAACAGCTATCTTCATTGCCACTGGTCAGGATCCTGCACAGAATGTTGAGAGCTCACAGTGTATCACGATGTTGGAAGCTGTAAATGGTGGCAGAGACCTTCACATCTCCGTTACTATGCCATCCATTGAG GTGGGCACAGTTGGTGGAGGCACGCAGCTGGCCTCACAGTCGGCCTGCTTGGACCTACTGGGCGTCAAAGGCGCCAACAGGGAATCTCCGGGATCGAATGCTAGGCTGCTTGCCACGGTGGTGGCTGGTGCGGTCCTGGCTGGGGAGCTGTCCCTTATCTCTGCGCAGGCTGCCGGCCATCTGGTCCAGAGCCACATGAAATACAACAGATCCAGGAAGGATATGTCCAATGCCGCCGCTTGCTGA